A DNA window from Lutra lutra chromosome 8, mLutLut1.2, whole genome shotgun sequence contains the following coding sequences:
- the MYF5 gene encoding myogenic factor 5 — translation MCEDPDIVILKSRALHEEAFAGGPRGCTGLPAWSWPFPSFLELDQLKGGNILQASGAGVCFANRKIKEGNNLSLEGVGFFEGQVASREPNSLDVPVAHHASSRYHHRQRPLQARNNPIFSAGVPRVLNPGPCFPRPTSPIKPPGACVFAASLVPLARGTLRAPTPAHPTQAARRLPLLITGETDQGAPPGDSLAHSGARLPSLPCISSCCPGAPLALPQRIEMMDGCQFSPSEYFYDGSCIPSPEGEFGDEFEPRGVAFGVHKPELQGSDEDEHVRAPTGHHQAGHCLMWACKACKRKSTTMDRRKAATMRERRRLKKVNQAFETLKRCTTTNPNQRLPKVEILRNAIRYIESLQELLREQVENYYSLPGQSCSEPTSPTSNCSDGMPECNSPVWSRKGSSFESIYCPDMPNVYTTDKSSLSSLDCLSSIVDRITNSEQPGLPLQDPASLSPVASTDSQPATPGASNSRLIYHVL, via the exons ATGTGCGAGGATCCTGATAttgtaatattaaaaa GCCGGGCCCTTCACGAAGAAGCCTTCGCGGGAGGACCCAGGGGCTGCACGGGCCTCCCAGCCTGGTCTTGGCCCTTCCCTAGTTTTCTTGAACTAGACCAGTTAAAAGGCGGGAATATCCTCCAGGCCTCGGGGGCTGGAGTTTGTTTTGcaaatagaaagataaaagaaggGAACAATTTGTCTCTGGAGGGGGTGGGCTTCTTTGAAGGACAGGTTGCTTCAAGAGAG CCCAACAGTCTGGACGTTCCTGTGGCACACCACGCAAGTTCCAGATACCACCACAGACAGCGCCCCCTGCAGGCACGGAACA ATCCTATTTTCAGCGCTGGAGTCCCAAGGGTCCTCAACCCCGGACCTTGTTTCCCCCGACCAACAAGTCCCATTAAGCCTCCGGGCGCTTGTGTTTTCGCGGCTTCTTTAGTTCCACTCGCCCGCGGCACTCTG agagcccCAACCCCAGCACACCCGACCCAGGCCGCCAGGCGTTTGCCCTTGTTAATTACTGGAGAAACCGACCAGGGAGCTCCGCCCGGGGATTCACTGGCCCACAGCGGCGCCAGGCTCCCGTCTCTCCCCTGTATCTCTAGCTGCTGTCCAGGTGCACCACTTGCTTTACCGCAAAGGATCGAAATGATGGACGGCTGCCAGTTCTCGCCTTCTGAGTACTTCTATGACGGCTCCTGCATCCCGTCCCCTGAGGGTGAGTTCGGGGATGAGTTTGAGCCAAGAGGAGTTGCCTTCGGGGTGCACAAACCAGAGCTGCAAGGCTCAGACGAGGACGAGCACGTGCGAGCACCTACAggccaccaccaggctggccaCTGTCTCATGTGGGCTTGCAAAGCATGCAAGAGAAAGTCGACCACCATGGATCGGCGGAAGGCGGCCACCATGCGTGAGAGGAGACGCCTGAAGAAGGTCAACCAGGCTTTCGAGACGCTCAAGAGGTGCACCACGACCAACCCCAACCAGAGGCTGCCCAAGGTGGAGATCCTCCGGAATGCCATCCGCTACATCGAGAGCCTGCAGGAGTTGCTGAGGGAGCAGGTGGAGAACTACTACAGCCTGCCAGGACAGAGCTGCTCGGAGCCCACCAGCCCCACCTCCAACTGCTCCGACGGCATG CCTGAATGTAACAGTCCAGTCTGGTCCAGAAAAGGCAGCAGTTTTGAGAGCATCTACTGCCCCGATATGCCAAATG TATATACCACAGATAAGAGCTCCTTATCCAGCTTGGATTGTTTATCCAGCATAGTGGATCGAATCACCAACTCAGAGCAGCCTGGATTGCCTCTCCAGGACCCGGCCTCTCTCTCCCCAGTTGCCAGCACGGATTCACAGCCTGCAACTCCAGGGGCCTCTAATTCCAGGCTCATCTATCATGTGCTATGA
- the MYF6 gene encoding myogenic factor 6: protein MMMDLFETGSYFFYLDGENVTLQPLEVAEGSPLYPGSDGTLSPCQDQMPPEAGSDSSGEEHVLAPPGLQPPHCPGQCLIWACKTCKRKSAPTDRRKAATLRERRRLKKINEAFEALKRRTVANPNQRLPKVEILRSAISYIERLQDLLHQLDQQEKMQELGVDPFSYRPKQENLEGADFLRTCSSQWPSVSDHSRGLVITAKEGGASIDSSASSSLRCLSSIVDSISSEERKLPCVEEVVEK from the exons ATGATGATGGACCTTTTTGAAACTGGCTCCTATTTCTTCTACTTGGACGGGGAAAATGTTACTCTGCAGCCATTAGAAGTGGCCGAGGGCTCTCCTTTGTACCCAGGGAGTGATGGTACTTTGTCCCCCTGCCAGGACCAAATGCCCCCGGAAGCTGGGAGCGACAGCAGCGGAGAGGAGCACGTCCTGGCGCCCCCGGGCCTGCAGCCCCCCCACTGCCCGGGCCAATGTCTGATCTGGGCTTGCAAGACCTGCAAGAGAAAATCGGCCCCCACGGACCGGCGGAAAGCTGCCACCCTGCGCGAGAGGAGGCGACTAAAGAAAATCAACGAGGCCTTCGAGGCACTGAAGCGGCGGACTGTGGCCAACCCCAACCAGAGGCTGCCCAAGGTGGAGATTCTGCGGAGTGCCATCAGCTACATCGAGCGGCTGCAGGACCTGCTCCATCAGCTGGATCAGCAGGAAAAAATGCAGGAGCTAGGGGTGGACCCCTTCAGCTACAGACCCAAGCAAGAGAAT CTTGAGGGTGCGGATTTCCTGCGCACCTGCAGCTCCCAGTGGCCAAGTGTTTCGGATCATTCCAGGGGGCTCGTGATAACTGCCAAGGAAG GAGGGGCAAGCATCGATTCGTCAGCCTCGAGTAGCCTTCGATGCCTGTCTTCCATCGTGGACAGTATTTCCTCCGAGGAACGCAAACTGCCCTGCGTGGAAGAGGTGGTGGAGAAGTAG